The Leptolyngbya sp. CCY15150 genome contains a region encoding:
- a CDS encoding peptidoglycan DD-metalloendopeptidase family protein — translation MKRAFPQKVKPLPSSLSVDINAIGQNQKASVSGSRRSRTSAAMLGLALSMGASSILLPRHGDEAAAAEPKPAESTTAAASPSSQDMKSNAGADEANRSVFRADEIFAEHVVREGQTLWQISSLYQVDLSLITAANGLTPNATLYVGQVVRVPGVEVAIAAPSTIGLSESSRLSQASSIPVVPPAVRVSSQFNDASEQDRQLKAEQDEALRLLQQKREQLRTSLESLSSLPAPERTSVTAGEQLPDLVATAPGTLPRSQTFGINDIKLDAPSEVSQESKLDEQLPVSIASLPSGQTDLTDSLDLGLTNPEPSTAISFNSGPMIPTSNGQASDVIMPNMNVTHEVAPGDTIASLARAYNVTPDTLVTENRIANPNFILVGQVLTIPTPSSSSVTLSEEPVSLIAAAPTTPVFSNPSTSSRSLSVSDEFQLDLGQPQRSSSDSLQLDLPAALPGAEALIVADEQAETIAAVPSETEMASQPMEFSIPPTAQSPSYLDQLLSDVVSLREQSLGGQNSTTVATPSIQTEDVASEPAESDELTLAARSVNLSSPEFQLEPVTTEQRPRVPEDAEVSDSDSTPEPDLVAVAPLGAENYSPLIEPITGRMVSPELPPLSSSDRFLPSGTEVFNGYIWPSTGVLTSGYGYRWGRMHQGIDIGAPVGTPIVAAAPGVVEFSGWNSGGYGNMVEIRHADGSMTRYAHNNRNLVQSGQSVEQGQQIAEMGSTGYSTGPHLHFEVHLPSEGTVNPMAYLSGQ, via the coding sequence TTGAAACGAGCATTTCCGCAGAAGGTTAAGCCTCTGCCTAGTTCGCTTTCCGTTGATATTAATGCGATCGGGCAGAATCAAAAGGCTTCTGTCAGCGGTAGCCGTAGGTCTCGCACCTCTGCCGCGATGCTAGGGCTAGCACTCTCCATGGGTGCGTCCAGTATTTTATTACCCCGCCATGGAGATGAAGCAGCGGCGGCTGAACCCAAGCCGGCGGAATCAACCACCGCAGCCGCTTCCCCATCATCCCAGGACATGAAGTCCAACGCTGGGGCAGACGAAGCTAATCGTTCCGTTTTTCGTGCTGATGAGATATTTGCAGAGCACGTTGTCCGGGAAGGGCAAACACTCTGGCAAATTTCGAGCTTGTATCAGGTAGACCTCAGTCTGATCACAGCGGCTAATGGGCTAACTCCCAACGCAACGCTGTATGTCGGGCAAGTTGTGCGCGTTCCGGGCGTGGAAGTAGCGATCGCTGCTCCTAGCACCATTGGATTGAGCGAGTCATCTCGCTTGAGCCAAGCGTCATCTATCCCGGTCGTTCCCCCTGCTGTTCGGGTATCCAGTCAGTTTAATGATGCCAGTGAACAGGATCGTCAATTGAAGGCTGAGCAAGACGAGGCGCTTCGCTTGCTTCAACAAAAGCGAGAGCAGCTCCGCACCAGCCTGGAAAGCCTATCCAGCCTTCCAGCTCCCGAGAGAACCTCTGTCACAGCCGGAGAGCAGCTTCCAGACCTAGTAGCAACGGCCCCTGGAACCTTGCCCCGCTCGCAGACGTTTGGGATTAACGATATTAAGTTAGACGCTCCCTCTGAGGTGAGCCAAGAGAGCAAATTAGATGAGCAACTGCCCGTCTCGATCGCCTCTTTGCCATCAGGTCAGACTGATCTGACAGACTCCCTCGATCTAGGGCTGACGAATCCAGAACCTAGTACGGCGATTTCTTTCAACTCTGGGCCGATGATTCCTACGTCAAACGGTCAAGCGTCTGACGTCATCATGCCTAACATGAATGTCACCCATGAAGTGGCCCCCGGCGACACCATTGCCAGCCTTGCAAGGGCTTACAATGTTACGCCAGACACGCTGGTCACGGAAAATCGCATTGCCAATCCAAACTTTATTTTGGTTGGGCAAGTTCTAACTATTCCAACCCCTTCTTCCTCCTCGGTGACGTTGAGCGAAGAGCCTGTCTCCTTGATTGCAGCGGCTCCGACAACACCGGTGTTTTCCAACCCATCGACCTCAAGCCGTTCTTTGTCGGTGAGCGACGAGTTCCAGCTTGACTTGGGTCAGCCTCAACGTTCATCGAGCGATTCCCTGCAGCTAGACCTACCTGCAGCCTTGCCAGGAGCAGAGGCACTCATCGTAGCGGATGAACAGGCTGAAACGATCGCTGCTGTTCCTAGTGAAACGGAAATGGCTTCCCAGCCTATGGAATTTTCGATTCCGCCCACAGCACAGTCTCCGTCCTATTTGGATCAACTGTTGAGTGACGTGGTTTCGTTGCGAGAGCAGTCCCTTGGTGGACAGAACAGCACCACCGTTGCAACACCCTCAATCCAGACCGAGGATGTGGCGTCAGAACCGGCTGAGTCAGATGAGTTAACCCTCGCTGCTCGCTCGGTAAACCTGAGTTCGCCTGAGTTTCAGCTTGAACCCGTGACGACCGAACAACGTCCTCGGGTGCCGGAAGACGCTGAAGTATCTGATTCTGATTCTACTCCTGAACCAGATTTGGTGGCTGTGGCACCTCTAGGTGCTGAGAACTATAGCCCGTTGATCGAACCTATCACGGGACGGATGGTTTCTCCTGAACTGCCTCCTTTGTCTAGTTCAGATCGTTTCCTGCCTAGCGGAACGGAAGTCTTCAACGGCTATATTTGGCCATCTACCGGAGTGCTGACCTCTGGTTATGGCTATCGTTGGGGACGGATGCACCAGGGAATTGACATTGGCGCTCCCGTTGGCACCCCGATCGTGGCTGCTGCGCCTGGTGTTGTAGAATTCTCCGGTTGGAACTCGGGTGGCTATGGCAACATGGTGGAAATCCGTCATGCCGATGGCAGTATGACCCGCTATGCCCACAATAATCGCAACCTAGTTCAGTCTGGGCAGAGCGTGGAGCAAGGGCAGCAAATTGCGGAAATGGGCAGCACGGGCTATAGCACCGGCCCCCACCTCCACTTTGAGGTTCACCTACCTAGCGAAGGAACGGTTAACCCCATGGCATACCTATCTGGTCAATAG
- a CDS encoding metal-sensitive transcriptional regulator → MTTSESASPQLPQSSHHHASEPGSAHAAHPHVHDEESLRRIINRLSRVEGHIRGIKMMVQEGRPCPDVLVQIAAIRGALDRVARIILDEHLTECVGRAAREGNIDIEIEELKAALDRFLP, encoded by the coding sequence ATGACAACGTCTGAGTCTGCTTCACCGCAACTGCCTCAATCGTCCCATCATCACGCATCAGAGCCTGGCAGTGCCCATGCAGCCCATCCCCACGTTCATGATGAGGAATCCCTGCGCCGCATTATCAATCGGCTTTCCCGTGTCGAAGGACATATCCGTGGCATCAAGATGATGGTGCAGGAGGGGCGGCCCTGTCCGGATGTGCTGGTGCAAATTGCCGCCATTCGTGGGGCTTTAGACCGCGTGGCACGCATTATTCTGGATGAGCACCTCACCGAATGTGTGGGGCGAGCCGCTCGCGAAGGAAATATTGATATTGAGATTGAAGAACTCAAGGCAGCCCTCGATCGCTTTCTGCCCTGA
- the lipA gene encoding lipoyl synthase, whose protein sequence is MNSKPASPPLTPMPAWLRSPLGRASELSTVQRIIKQRGIHTICEEGRCPNRGECYAQGTATFLLMGPTCTRACSFCQVDKGHAPMPLDPQEPQKVAESVQLLGLQYVVLTSVARDDLPDQGAGWFAQTMAAVRHLNPKTQIEVLTPDFWGGTGGADAQQQRIATVVQAQPACYNHNLETVRRLQGPVRRGANYERSLRVLAQVKAMDATMPTKSGLMLGLGETEAEIIEALHDLREVGCDRLTLGQYLRPSLAHLPVQHYWPPEEFDRLGAIARDLGFSHVRSGPLVRSSYHAGQAPS, encoded by the coding sequence ATGAATTCAAAGCCTGCCTCTCCGCCGCTTACTCCCATGCCAGCCTGGCTGCGATCGCCCCTGGGTCGGGCTAGCGAACTATCCACCGTGCAGCGCATCATTAAACAGCGCGGCATCCACACCATTTGTGAAGAAGGGCGCTGTCCGAATCGAGGCGAATGCTACGCCCAGGGCACCGCCACCTTTTTATTAATGGGCCCCACCTGCACCCGCGCCTGTAGCTTTTGTCAAGTCGATAAGGGTCATGCCCCCATGCCCCTCGATCCCCAAGAGCCTCAAAAAGTAGCCGAGTCTGTGCAGCTTTTGGGCTTACAGTATGTGGTGCTCACCTCCGTCGCGCGGGATGACCTACCCGATCAAGGTGCAGGTTGGTTTGCCCAAACCATGGCCGCCGTGCGCCACCTCAATCCCAAAACCCAGATTGAAGTGTTGACACCTGATTTTTGGGGCGGGACAGGGGGAGCTGATGCCCAACAGCAACGCATTGCCACCGTTGTCCAAGCTCAGCCAGCTTGCTACAACCATAATCTAGAAACGGTGCGGCGCTTACAGGGCCCCGTGCGGCGAGGGGCCAACTATGAGCGATCGCTGCGGGTCTTGGCCCAGGTCAAAGCCATGGATGCCACGATGCCCACCAAGTCAGGGCTAATGTTAGGGCTAGGGGAAACCGAAGCAGAAATTATTGAAGCCTTGCACGATTTGCGAGAGGTTGGATGCGATCGCCTCACCCTTGGGCAATATCTGCGGCCCTCCCTCGCCCATCTGCCCGTGCAACATTATTGGCCGCCGGAAGAGTTTGATCGATTGGGAGCGATCGCCCGTGATCTAGGTTTTTCCCATGTCCGATCTGGGCCCCTCGTGCGCAGTTCCTACCATGCCGGACAAGCTCCCTCCTAA
- a CDS encoding tRNA (cytidine(34)-2'-O)-methyltransferase — translation MPRIVLVHPQIPPNTGNIARTCAATETELHLVGPLGFEISDRQLKRAGLDYWPYVNVTYHESLEQFQQYHQQQGGRWVGFSVSGSVSYARFQFAADDWLLFGCETAGLPSDVLDACDARVHIPMSQPHVRSLNLSVSVAIGLFEARRQLDLLHAKPHVRL, via the coding sequence ATGCCTCGTATTGTTCTAGTCCATCCCCAAATTCCACCCAACACAGGCAACATTGCCCGCACCTGTGCGGCAACCGAGACGGAGCTGCATCTTGTCGGGCCCCTCGGATTTGAGATTAGCGATCGCCAGCTTAAGCGAGCTGGGTTGGACTATTGGCCCTATGTCAACGTGACCTACCACGAGTCCCTAGAACAATTTCAGCAGTATCACCAGCAGCAAGGTGGACGTTGGGTCGGCTTTAGCGTGTCGGGCTCTGTAAGCTATGCCCGCTTTCAATTTGCGGCGGATGATTGGCTGCTGTTTGGCTGTGAAACCGCGGGTTTGCCATCGGATGTGCTGGATGCCTGTGACGCTAGGGTGCATATTCCGATGTCGCAACCCCATGTGCGTAGCCTCAACCTGTCGGTGAGCGTGGCGATTGGATTATTTGAAGCTCGTCGGCAACTTGATTTGCTCCACGCAAAGCCCCATGTCCGACTATAA
- a CDS encoding DNA-directed RNA polymerase subunit beta', with product MADQQPTQQLEQKPVFYNRVIDKKQLRNIVSWAFTHYGTARTAQMADELKDLGFKYATRAGVSISVDDLEVPPSKRQLLEAAEEEIRTTESRYTRGEITEVERFQKVIDTWNSTSEELKDEVVRHFRSRNPLNSVYMMAFSGARGNISQVRQLVGMRGLMADPQGQIIDLPIKTNFREGLTVTEYIISSYGARKGLVDTALRTADSGYLTRRLVDVSQDVIIRELDCGTQRGIPARSMTDGERVLIPLKDRLLGRVMAEDVLHPETGELILARNQAVSDEIAELIGEAKIERVVVRSPLTCEATRSVCQHCYGWSLAHAEMVDLGEAVGIIAAQSIGEPGTQLTMRTFHTGGVFTGEVAQQVRAPFNGVLRIDKSKKFRVRSFRTRHGDDAMIVESNMDVVVEQGDRKKKLAVAAGSILFKDDGDPVKEGQIISEMSATGRTRQITEKATKDVASDLAGEVRFADLIPEEKKDRQGNTTRIAQRGGLIWVLAGEVYNLPPGAEPVVKNGDRIGRSDILAETKLVTEQGGIVRLPQDPAGKNSREVEIITSSVLLDQASVTVESFQGREHYVIETNSNQRFSLIATPGTKVTNGQVVAELVDTRYRTQTGGIIKYAGVEVAAKKGKAKQGYEIIKGGVLLWIPEEAHEVNKDISLLLVEDGQYVEAGTEVVKDIFCQSNGVVEVTQKNDILREIVIKPGDLHLADNPEEVMTKDGSLAQPGQEIVPGLSVDELRYIEYVETPEGAALLLRPVTEFTVPDEPSVPSQESINEDSGQSIRLRAIQRIPYKDGDRVKSVEGVELLRTQLVLEIDQDASQLAADIELVPDETDPDTMRLQLVILESLVIRRDIVADQTQGNTQTRILVQDGDQIAPGAVVARTEIQCKDGGEIRGIRQGVEAIRRILVVRQDDLFTVDTQGQSPRVKVGDLLVSGAEIAEGVILEESGQVIETRDAEIVLRIARPYRVSSGAVLHIDDGDLVQRGDNLVILVFERTKTGDIIQGLPRIEELLEARKPKEACVLANRPGTAQVIYSDDDVGEVKVIEDDGVIAEYPIRPGQNVLVVDGQRVAAAEPLTDGPANPHEILEVFFRLHRESSSTHEAAMISLERVQTFLVNEVQSVYQSQGIDISDKHIEVIVRQMTSKARIDDGGDTTMLPGELVEIYQIEQVNSAMAITGGAPADYTPVLLGITKASLNTDSFISAASFQETTRVLTEAAIEGKSDWLRGLKENVIIGRLIPAGTGFNAYEDMPGVEPDPSQEPSVFDESLDLQDVVLDDRTARTYELEGGLDVFPADIARNRGQFPSNRPNYNLGGDFQDDDYSQVIDDNSQVIDDGTSVDDNSQVMDDGDSVDSEPTMNIGPIMDDEPVMDVKPAMDLDVDDDM from the coding sequence ATGGCAGATCAACAACCAACTCAGCAGTTAGAGCAAAAGCCGGTTTTTTATAACCGCGTGATCGATAAGAAGCAGTTGCGGAATATTGTGTCTTGGGCCTTCACCCACTACGGTACGGCTCGCACAGCCCAGATGGCCGATGAACTGAAGGATCTGGGGTTTAAGTATGCGACCCGAGCTGGGGTATCGATTAGCGTCGATGATCTAGAAGTACCGCCCAGTAAGCGGCAACTGCTGGAGGCTGCGGAGGAAGAAATTCGCACCACCGAGTCTCGATACACCCGTGGTGAGATCACGGAAGTTGAGCGCTTCCAAAAGGTGATTGACACTTGGAACAGCACCAGTGAGGAGCTGAAGGATGAGGTGGTTCGCCACTTCCGTTCCCGAAATCCTCTCAACTCGGTCTATATGATGGCGTTCTCCGGAGCCCGGGGGAATATCTCTCAGGTGCGTCAGTTGGTGGGGATGCGCGGACTGATGGCGGATCCGCAAGGGCAGATTATTGACTTGCCGATTAAGACCAACTTCCGGGAAGGACTGACGGTAACGGAATATATCATTTCGTCCTACGGTGCCCGTAAGGGATTGGTAGATACCGCCCTGCGAACGGCTGACTCGGGTTACCTCACCCGTCGGTTGGTGGATGTGTCTCAGGATGTGATCATTCGGGAGCTAGACTGCGGTACGCAGCGCGGTATTCCAGCTCGCAGTATGACCGATGGGGAACGGGTGTTGATTCCCCTGAAGGATCGACTGCTGGGTCGGGTGATGGCAGAAGATGTGCTGCATCCTGAAACCGGTGAACTGATTCTGGCTCGCAACCAAGCTGTTTCCGATGAAATTGCCGAGTTGATTGGCGAGGCCAAGATTGAGCGGGTCGTGGTGCGATCGCCCCTTACCTGTGAAGCAACGCGTTCTGTCTGTCAGCATTGCTATGGCTGGAGCTTGGCTCATGCTGAAATGGTGGATCTCGGCGAGGCCGTTGGCATTATTGCGGCTCAGTCTATTGGTGAACCTGGTACCCAGCTCACCATGCGTACCTTCCACACCGGTGGGGTGTTCACTGGGGAAGTGGCTCAGCAAGTGCGGGCACCTTTCAATGGTGTGTTGCGCATCGACAAGAGCAAGAAATTCCGGGTTCGCTCCTTCCGCACCCGCCACGGTGATGACGCCATGATTGTGGAAAGCAACATGGATGTGGTGGTTGAACAGGGCGATCGCAAGAAGAAGCTAGCGGTGGCGGCAGGCTCCATTCTCTTTAAAGATGATGGCGACCCGGTGAAGGAAGGGCAGATTATTTCGGAAATGTCGGCCACTGGCCGCACGCGCCAGATTACGGAGAAGGCCACCAAGGATGTTGCCTCGGATCTCGCGGGTGAAGTTCGCTTTGCGGATTTGATTCCGGAAGAGAAGAAAGACCGGCAGGGCAACACGACGCGCATTGCCCAGCGGGGTGGCTTGATCTGGGTGCTGGCTGGGGAGGTCTATAACTTGCCCCCTGGTGCAGAGCCTGTGGTGAAAAATGGCGATCGCATTGGCCGCAGCGATATCCTTGCAGAAACCAAATTGGTGACCGAGCAAGGTGGGATTGTCCGTTTGCCCCAAGATCCTGCCGGTAAGAACAGTCGGGAGGTTGAAATTATTACCTCATCGGTCTTGCTGGATCAAGCCAGTGTGACCGTGGAGAGCTTCCAAGGACGGGAGCATTACGTAATTGAAACCAACAGCAACCAGCGTTTCTCCCTGATTGCTACGCCGGGAACCAAGGTCACCAATGGTCAAGTGGTGGCAGAATTGGTGGATACTCGCTACCGCACCCAAACCGGTGGGATTATCAAATACGCCGGTGTGGAAGTTGCTGCGAAGAAAGGAAAAGCTAAGCAGGGCTACGAGATCATCAAAGGTGGTGTGCTGCTTTGGATTCCTGAAGAAGCCCACGAGGTGAATAAAGACATCTCCCTGCTGTTGGTGGAAGACGGGCAATATGTTGAAGCGGGCACAGAAGTGGTGAAAGACATCTTCTGTCAAAGCAATGGGGTGGTGGAAGTTACTCAGAAGAATGACATTCTGCGGGAAATTGTCATCAAGCCAGGAGACTTGCACCTGGCCGACAACCCCGAAGAGGTGATGACTAAAGATGGTTCTCTAGCTCAGCCGGGGCAAGAAATTGTACCGGGTCTGTCGGTGGATGAGTTGCGCTACATCGAGTATGTAGAAACTCCAGAAGGAGCTGCTCTCTTGCTGCGTCCTGTGACAGAATTTACGGTGCCAGATGAGCCGTCTGTCCCCAGTCAAGAGTCGATCAACGAAGATTCTGGACAGTCTATTCGCCTCCGAGCTATTCAGCGTATTCCCTACAAAGATGGCGATCGCGTCAAGTCTGTCGAAGGGGTAGAGTTGCTGCGCACGCAGTTAGTGCTAGAAATTGACCAAGACGCTTCCCAACTGGCTGCAGATATTGAATTGGTGCCGGATGAAACCGATCCAGACACCATGCGCCTGCAGTTGGTCATTTTGGAATCCTTGGTGATCCGTCGAGATATCGTTGCAGACCAGACCCAAGGCAATACCCAGACTCGCATTTTGGTGCAGGATGGCGATCAAATTGCTCCTGGTGCTGTCGTAGCCCGCACGGAAATCCAGTGTAAGGACGGCGGTGAAATTCGCGGGATTCGCCAAGGCGTGGAAGCGATTCGCCGTATTTTGGTGGTTCGTCAAGATGATCTCTTTACCGTGGATACGCAAGGACAGTCGCCTCGGGTTAAGGTGGGTGATCTGCTGGTCTCCGGTGCCGAGATTGCCGAGGGCGTCATTCTAGAAGAATCGGGACAGGTCATTGAAACCCGTGATGCAGAGATTGTCTTGCGCATTGCTCGACCCTATCGCGTCTCATCAGGTGCGGTACTCCATATTGATGATGGAGACTTGGTACAGCGGGGAGACAACCTGGTGATTCTGGTGTTTGAGCGCACCAAAACCGGAGACATCATTCAAGGGCTACCTCGGATTGAGGAATTGCTGGAAGCCAGAAAGCCCAAGGAAGCCTGCGTTCTAGCTAATCGTCCTGGCACTGCTCAGGTGATCTATAGCGATGATGACGTGGGTGAAGTGAAAGTCATCGAAGATGACGGGGTGATTGCGGAATATCCCATTCGTCCTGGACAAAACGTGTTGGTGGTGGATGGACAGCGCGTGGCGGCAGCAGAACCGCTGACCGATGGGCCTGCCAATCCCCATGAGATCCTGGAAGTCTTCTTCCGTCTCCACCGCGAATCCAGCAGCACCCACGAAGCTGCCATGATCAGCCTAGAGCGGGTACAAACGTTCTTGGTGAATGAAGTGCAGTCTGTTTACCAATCTCAAGGGATTGATATTTCAGACAAACACATTGAAGTGATCGTGCGTCAGATGACCTCCAAGGCGCGGATTGACGATGGGGGTGATACCACCATGCTGCCCGGTGAATTGGTAGAAATCTACCAGATCGAGCAGGTGAATAGCGCCATGGCAATTACGGGTGGGGCTCCGGCTGACTACACCCCTGTATTGCTAGGGATTACGAAAGCCTCGTTGAATACTGACAGCTTCATCTCAGCGGCAAGTTTCCAAGAGACAACAAGGGTGCTCACAGAAGCTGCCATTGAAGGCAAGTCTGACTGGCTACGGGGGCTGAAGGAGAACGTGATTATTGGTCGTCTGATTCCAGCGGGGACGGGCTTCAATGCTTACGAGGATATGCCAGGGGTGGAACCTGATCCTAGCCAAGAGCCCAGCGTCTTTGACGAAAGCCTGGATCTGCAGGATGTGGTGCTAGACGATCGCACAGCTCGCACCTATGAGCTGGAGGGTGGTCTAGATGTTTTCCCGGCAGATATTGCTCGTAATCGAGGACAGTTTCCTTCCAATCGCCCCAACTACAACCTTGGCGGTGATTTCCAAGATGATGACTATTCTCAAGTCATTGATGATAATTCCCAAGTCATAGATGATGGCACCAGCGTCGATGACAACTCCCAAGTCATGGATGATGGCGACAGCGTGGATTCTGAGCCCACGATGAATATCGGCCCAATCATGGATGATGAGCCGGTCATGGATGTTAAGCCCGCCATGGATCTCGATGTAGACGACGACATGTAA